A single region of the Anoplolepis gracilipes chromosome 1, ASM4749672v1, whole genome shotgun sequence genome encodes:
- the LOC140663610 gene encoding retinoid-inducible serine carboxypeptidase, with protein MKRLLIYIFTVLCACFISKSNGKQGFGPGEQEWGFVKVRPYANMFWWLYYTTADVESYYDKPLIIWLQGGPGGSSTAYGNFEELGPLDVDLNPRNYTWVKNYNVLFIDNPVGTGFSNVEDETAFATTNAEIASDLLECVRGFYEKLPKFKPVPTYITTESYGGKMGAEFALVWDRAQKAGTIESNLKGVALGDAWISPIDSVLTWGPYLLSTGMVDTEGFKNIDAKAKEAKDRVETGMWTEATNYFGFTQVVILHETYNVDFYNILTKITYPSYHLPLENQYMRANTIYRHFIQFESQSLESLMNGPVKEALGLNVSHGTQSSEVFSYLEGDFMKPVINIVEQLLNETDLNVIVLNGQLDLIVDTPGTLLWVEKLKWKNADNWKNSLRKPLVSEEIIEGYFKTYDNFAMYWVNRAGHMVPKDNPVAMEVILQDLTNNADNTQVNKSKN; from the exons ATGAAGAGATtacttatttacattttcactGTATTGTGTGCGTGCTTTATTTCTAAAAGTAATG GAAAACAAGGATTCGGTCCTGGAGAACAAGAATGGGGCTTTGTTAAAGTACGTCCTTATGCAAACATGTTCTGGTGGCTTTATTATACTACGGCAGATGTTGAATCATATTACGACAAACCGCTAATCATCTGGTTACAAGGTGGACCAGGCGGATCTTCGACTGCGTACGGAAATTTCGAAGAACTAGGACCTCTTGATGTTGATTTGAATCCAAGGAATTACACTtgg GTCAAGAATTACAATGTCCTTTTCATCGATAACCCTGTTGGTACTGGCTTTAGTAATGTTGAAGATGAAACGGCGTTTGCGACAACAAATGCTGAAATTGCGAGCGATCTTCTAGAATGTGTTCGAGGATTCTACGAGAAATTACCGAAATTCAAGCCTGTCCCAACTTATATCACCACCGAATCATATGGTGGAAAAATGGGCGCGGAATTTGCACTTGTCTGGGATCGA GCTCAAAAAGCTGGCACCATTGAAAGTAATCTAAAAGGAGTTGCACTTGGGGATGCTTGGATTTCTCCTATAGATTCTGTATTGACATGGGGACCATATTTACTGAGCAcg ggTATGGTTGATACCGaaggttttaaaaatattgacgcTAAAGCAAAAGAGGCAAAAGACAGAGTAGAAACAGGCATGTGGACTGAGGCAACTAACTATTTTGGTTTTACGCAAGTTGTTATTTTACATGAAACTTACAACGTTgacttttacaatattttaacaaaaataacttATCCTTCATACCATTTACCACTGGAGAATCAATATATGCGTgcaa ACACTATATATCgacattttattcaatttgaaAGTCAGTCACTTGAGAGTTTGATGAATGGTCCAGTGAAGGAAGCGCTAGGACTTAATGTTAGTCATGGCACTCAATCTAGCGAAGTTTTCTCTTACTTAGAAGGAGATTTTATGAAACCTGTTATTAATAtag TGGAACAATTACTTAATGAAACTGATCTGAATGTTATCGTATTAAATGGACAACTGGATTTAATTGTGGATACACCAG gcACCCTTCTTTGGGTCGAAAAACTAAAATGGAAAAACGCTGACAACTGGAAAAATTCACTTAGGAAACCGCTCGTTTCTGAAGAGATCATCGAGGGTTACTTCAAAACTTATGATAACTTTGCGATGTACTGGGTCAACAGAGCCGGACATATG GTCCCGAAAGACAATCCAGTAGCTATGGAAGTAATACTACAGGATCTGACAAACAACGCAGACAACACGCAAGTGAACAAAAgcaaaaactaa
- the LOC140669311 gene encoding uncharacterized protein, whose product MQFILTILYGLLVISVFGDPIRTKREPPISSQYGAPPLNHGSPATSYGLPDAGPSDSYGPPSKSYGAPSDSYGAPPPPSSSYGAPPSSSYGAPSAPSSSYGAPSAPSSSYGAPSAPSSSYGAPSAPSSSYGAPSQSYGAPSGHGSFGDGGGSYDLSGGDHGGGSFGGDHGGGSFGGDHGGGSFGGDHGGGSFGGGHGGGSFGGDHGGGSFGGGHGSFGDDHGSIGGGGGGGGGGGDHHGSSGYGGSSDFSGGSLSGSYGPPSDSYGPPAHDHQPKGVWKKKLVWKPEWKQIWKTESKMTWKQVWKKVQVPVWKEIQVPAWKEIKVPAWKKVQKPIWKEIQVPIWKEVQVPAWKKVWKPVWKEIQVPVWKEVQVPDWKKIWVPEWVKVGIPGEQYVGKDHHGWEYTSHDLWKKKLIWKPVWKKIWRTEKKQIWVNDKKLEWKEEWKQIWKTEKKQAWATDKKLVWKEESVQVWVPQKKQIWVTQKKQVWKDEWKSKWVPVWKDVQVPAWKKIWKPVWEKVWVPIEPHHDEGHHGYK is encoded by the exons ATGCAGTTTATTCTG aCAATATTGTATGGACTCCTTGTTATCTCCGTTTTTGGAGACCCAATTAGAACAAAGAGAGA ACCACCTATAAGCTCACAATATGGTGCACCACCATTGAACCATGGATCACCAGCAACGTCCTACGGATTACCAGACGCAGGGCCGTCCGATTCTTACGGTCCACCATCAAAATCTTATGGTGCACCGTCTGATTCGTATGGTGCACCACCTCCACCATCGTCGTCTTACGGTGCGCCACCATCGTCGTCTTATGGTGCGCCATCCGCACCCTCGTCATCGTATGGTGCGCCATCCGCACCCTCGTCGTCTTATGGTGCACCATCCGCACCTTCATCGTCTTACGGTGCACCATCCGCGCCTTCGTCATCTTACGGTGCGCCTTCCCAGAGTTATGGTGCACCATCCGGTCATGGTTCCTTCGGCGACGGCGGAGGATCCTATGATCTTAGCGGTGGTGATCATGGCGGAGGATCTTTTGGCGGTGATCATGGTGGAGGATCCTTTGGCGGCGATCATGGCGGAGGATCCTTTGGCGGCGATCATGGTGGAGGATCCTTTGGCGGTGGTCATGGCGGAGGATCCTTTGGCGGTGATCATGGTGGAGGATCCTTTGGCGGTGGTCATGGATCCTTCGGTGATGATCACGGGTCTATTggagggggaggaggaggaggaggaggaggaggtgaTCATCATGGATCGAGCGGTTATGGAGGAAGTAGCGATTTCAGCGGAGGATCACTTTCTGGATCTTACGGACCGCCTTCGGACTCTTATGGGCCACCGGCACATGATCATCAGCCAAAAGGTGtatggaaaaagaaattggTATGGAAACCCGAATGGAAACAGATCTGGAAAACAGAATCTAAAATGACTTGGAAGCAAGTATGGAAAAAAGTGCAGGTGCCAGTTTGGAAGGAAATTCAAGTGCCTGCCTGGAAGGAAATCAAAGTACCCGCCTGGAAGAAGGTTCAGAAACCTATTTGGAAGGAGATACAAGTACCGATTTGGAAAGAGGTCCAAGTGCCAGCTTGGAAGAAAGTCTGGAAACCTGTCTGGAAGGAAATCCAGGTTCCCGTGTGGAAGGAAGTTCAAGTACCTGATTGGAAAAAGATCTGGGTGCCGGAATGGGTTAAAGTCGGTATACCAGGTGAGCAGTACGTAGGTAAAGATCACCACGGCTGGGAGTATACTAGCCATGATCTCTGgaagaagaaattaatatgGAAGCCGGTCTGGAAGAAGATATGGAGAACGGAGAAGAAGCAAATATGGGTAAATGACAAAAAACTAGAATGGAAGGAGGAGTGGAAGCAAATTTGGAAAACGGAGAAGAAGCAAGCCTGGGCGACGGATAAGAAGCTGGTCTGGAAGGAGGAGTCGGTGCAAGTCTGGGTACCACAGAAGAAACAGATCTGGGTCACTCAAAAGAAACAGGTGTGGAAAGATGAATGGAAAAGCAAGTGGGTTCCGGTTTGGAAAGATGTGCAAGTGCCGGCTTGGAAGAAGATCTGGAAGCCTGTCTGGGAGAAAGTATGGGTTCCAATTGAACCCCACCATGACGAAGGTCATCATGGTTACAAGTAG
- the LOC140668134 gene encoding uncharacterized protein: MRIRPGCVAVLALLLQAALVASKAVDQTQLQHQTSYVKEAQKRWGGDSGGDYGNLGGGDIGGHFGGGDAGHFGGGDAGHFGGGDAGGHFGGGGDVGGHFGGGGDAGGHFGGGGDAGGHFGGGGDAGGHFGGGGDVGGHLGGGGDIGGHLGGDIGGDIGGHSSGGDIGGGIEAHHGGDHHHHDEGYWKKKLVWKPGWKKIWKPAKKQIWKPAWKKIWKPIWVPTQKAVWKEIQVPAWKKIWKPVWKEIQVPVWKEIKVPAWKQIWKPIWQPIKVPAWKEIQVPAWKKIWKPVWKEIQVPAWKEIQVPAWKKLWVPEWVKIGIPGHHYHGTDHHGWQYTSHDLWKKKLIWKPVWKKYWKTAKKQIWVSDKKLEWKEAWKQVWKPAKKQIWVEDKKLVWKPEWIQIWKPGRKLIWVSDKKLEWKEAWKQIWKTDKKLEWIPDKKLAWKEAWKQIWVPAWKEIWVPAWKKIWKPVWISEWFPNEDHHHHHGWDRKDSQAQNTQVVPYSPEAALQKKQAQQQQQQQQQQQQQVQQHQTDTNKIRWDRSFQANPPTVSQHLVPPPANQNGGQAGFTFPGR; encoded by the exons ATGAGGATTCGCCCGGGATGCGTG gCTGTATTAGCGCTGCTACTGCAAGCCGCTCTTGTGGCGAGCAAAGCTGTAGATCAAACGCAGCTACAACATCAGACttc atacgtTAAAGAGGCGCAAAAACGATGGGGAGGCGATTCCGGTGGCGATTACGGAAATCTTGGAGGTGGTGACATTGGTGGCCACTTTGGTGGCGGTGATGCCGGCCACTTTGGTGGCGGTGATGCCGGCCACTTTGGTGGCGGCGATGCAGGCGGTCATTTCGGGGGTGGCGGTGATGTAGGCGGCCATTTCGGGGGTGGCGGTGATGCAGGCGGCCATTTCGGGGGTGGCGGTGATGCAGGCGGCCATTTCGGGGGTGGCGGTGATGCAGGCGGCCATTTCGGGGGTGGCGGTGATGTAGGCGGCCATTTGGGGGGCGGTGGTGACATTGGAGGTCATTTAGGCGGTGATATCGGTGGTGACATTGGTGGTCATTCAAGTGGCGGTGACATCGGCGGAGGAATCGAGGCGCATCATGGAGGCGACCATCATCATCACGATGAGGGCTattggaaaaagaaattagtgTGGAAACCTGGTTGGAAGAAAATCTGGAAACCGGCAAAAAAGCAGATCTGGAAGCCCGCGTGGAAAAAGATCTGGAAGCCTATTTGGGTGCCAACGCAAAAAGCGGTATGGAAGGAGATTCAAGTACCAGCCTGGAAAAAGATCTGGAAGCCTGTGTGGAAAGAGATTCAAGTGCCGGTGTGGAAGGAGATAAAAGTGCCAGCCTGGAAGCAAATTTGGAAGCCAATCTGGCAACCAATCAAGGTACCTGCTTGGAAAGAGATCCAAGTACCGGCGTGGAAGAAGATCTGGAAGCCAGTTTGGAAAGAAATTCAGGTACCGGCATGGAAGGAGATTCAAGTACCCGCTTGGAAGAAACTCTGGGTCCCCGAATGGGTAAAAATTGGTATACCAGGTCATCACTATCACGGTACGGATCATCATGGATGGCAGTATACCAGCCATGATCTctggaaaaagaaattgatctGGAAGCCGGTATGGAAAAAATACTGGAAAACAGCGAAAAAGCAAATTTGGGTATCGGATAAAAAACTCGAGTGGAAAGAGGCCTGGAAGCAGGTATGGAAACCAGCGAAAAAGCAGATTTGGGTAGAAGATAAAAAGCTGGTTTGGAAGCCGGAATGGATACAAATCTGGAAGCCGGGCAGGAAACTCATCTGGGTCTCTGACAAGAAGTTAGAGTGGAAGGAAGCTTGGAAACAGATCTGGAAAACTGACAAAAAGCTGGAATGGATACCTGATAAAAAGCTCGCCTGGAAGGAAGCATGGAAGCAGATCTGGGTGCCCGCTTGGAAGGAAATCTGGGTGCCGGCATGGAAGAAGATTTGGAAACCGGTCTGGATATCCGAATGGTTCCCCAACGAAGACCATCATCATCACCACGGTTGGGATCGTAAAGACTCACAGGCGCAGAATACCCAAGTTGTGCCTTACAGCCCGGAAGCCGCTTTGCAGAAGAAACAAgcgcagcagcagcagcagcaacaacaacaacagcaacaacaaGTGCAGCAACATCAGACGGACACTAACAAAATTAGATGGGACAGATCTTTCCAAGCAAATCCGCCAACGGTCTCGCAGCACCTGGTACCACCGCCAGCTAATCAAAACGGAGGTCAAGCCGGCTTCACGTTCCCCGGCCGCTGA